From the genome of Deltaproteobacteria bacterium, one region includes:
- a CDS encoding HPr family phosphocarrier protein: protein MAGSGQCPPVGRNQGEVVRTISVVNELGVHARPAASIAREAQKYSASVTLSHGDRKVDAKSILDILTLAACKGSSVIVEARGDDAEAAAAGIERLFHERFGEDR from the coding sequence ATGGCCGGATCTGGCCAATGTCCTCCGGTCGGCCGGAATCAGGGCGAAGTCGTGAGGACCATCTCCGTGGTCAACGAACTGGGGGTCCACGCCCGCCCAGCGGCCAGTATCGCCCGTGAAGCCCAGAAGTATTCGGCTTCCGTGACCTTAAGCCACGGGGATCGGAAGGTGGACGCCAAGAGCATCCTGGACATCCTGACCCTGGCCGCCTGCAAGGGAAGTTCGGTAATCGTGGAGGCCCGGGGGGATGATGCCGAGGCGGCGGCGGCCGGCATCGAGAGATTGTTTCACGAGCGTTTTGGCGAGGATCGTTGA
- a CDS encoding 3-keto-L-gulonate transporter, whose amino-acid sequence MTGLNIRNLSQVFLRSYLIGACFNPRGLQNVGLAYAIDPGLKAIHAEPNALQQARKRALQVYNTHPYWTPLLLGVFLYLEKKIAKGLLPAKTLPKIKTTTVYTLSAVGDSFFGGSLFVFWSLTTVLMLVSGLRALPLAWGISWFLALQIFRIYTFHQGLVHGLAFLSRLREWNLINAGRRIKILNALVLVAIWVTIWPWSRHWAPWCLAAIGLPVLSLVCARHYRVREFFLAAFLGAALLWPMLAKSRLGFDTVLELWK is encoded by the coding sequence ATGACGGGTCTGAACATCAGAAATTTGAGCCAGGTCTTTCTGCGCTCCTACCTGATCGGGGCCTGCTTCAACCCCAGGGGGCTTCAGAATGTCGGTTTGGCCTATGCCATTGATCCCGGGCTGAAGGCCATCCATGCCGAACCCAATGCCCTGCAGCAGGCCAGAAAGCGTGCCCTTCAGGTCTACAACACCCATCCATACTGGACTCCGCTTCTTTTGGGCGTGTTTCTTTATCTGGAAAAAAAAATCGCCAAGGGCCTTTTGCCGGCCAAGACCTTGCCCAAGATTAAGACAACGACGGTTTACACCCTCTCGGCCGTGGGCGACTCGTTTTTCGGCGGGAGCCTATTTGTCTTCTGGTCTCTGACCACGGTGCTCATGCTGGTGAGCGGGCTTAGGGCGTTGCCCCTGGCCTGGGGAATATCCTGGTTCCTGGCCCTGCAGATTTTCAGAATCTACACCTTCCATCAGGGGCTTGTTCATGGTTTGGCATTTTTGAGCCGTCTTCGTGAGTGGAATCTGATCAATGCAGGCCGACGGATCAAAATCCTCAACGCCCTGGTTTTGGTGGCCATCTGGGTCACCATTTGGCCCTGGTCCCGGCACTGGGCTCCTTGGTGCTTGGCCGCTATTGGCCTGCCCGTTCTGAGTCTGGTTTGTGCCCGGCATTACAGGGTCAGGGAATTTTTTCTGGCCGCCTTTCTCGGCGCGGCTTTGCTGTGGCCCATGCTGGCCAAGAGCCGGCTCGGTTTCGATACGGTTCTGGAGTTATGGAAATGA
- the rsmI gene encoding 16S rRNA (cytidine(1402)-2'-O)-methyltransferase, whose product MSSTPPRLWVVATPLGNLGDLSFRAREVLSRVSTILAEDTRRARHLYDLLEIPAPRLISSHEHNEESRVTAVLDLLSREDVALISDAGTPLVSDPGFVIVRACREAGIEVVPIPGPCAPVAALMASGFPPQPFVFLGFLPRRPGAIRDLFLPYAGLSATMAFFERKDRVSRTLETLFPVLGPRRFCLARELTKVHEEFIFGVLGQELKGLDELRGEITVLVAPPEQKPERVPRELVENMVREETARGGRPRAVAKIVSGRCPGWSSGEVYALLLERR is encoded by the coding sequence ATGTCATCGACGCCTCCGCGGCTCTGGGTCGTGGCCACTCCTCTTGGCAACCTTGGTGATCTGAGTTTCAGGGCCAGGGAGGTCTTGAGTCGTGTAAGTACGATTCTGGCCGAGGATACCAGGCGGGCCAGACATCTTTACGACCTGTTGGAGATTCCGGCTCCGAGGCTTATCAGCAGCCACGAACATAACGAGGAGTCCAGGGTGACCGCCGTGCTCGATCTGCTGTCCAGGGAGGACGTGGCCCTGATCAGCGACGCCGGAACTCCTCTGGTCTCGGACCCGGGATTCGTCATCGTCCGGGCCTGTCGGGAAGCAGGTATCGAGGTGGTGCCCATACCCGGGCCGTGCGCTCCGGTGGCGGCTCTGATGGCCAGCGGATTTCCTCCCCAGCCTTTTGTCTTTCTCGGTTTTTTGCCGAGAAGACCCGGAGCGATCCGGGATCTGTTTCTCCCCTACGCCGGCCTGTCGGCCACCATGGCTTTTTTTGAGCGAAAGGACAGGGTTTCGAGAACCCTGGAGACCCTGTTTCCGGTTCTTGGACCGCGCCGCTTTTGTCTGGCTCGAGAATTGACCAAGGTGCACGAAGAATTTATCTTCGGAGTCCTTGGCCAAGAGTTGAAAGGCCTCGACGAGCTGCGCGGAGAGATCACCGTTTTGGTGGCCCCCCCGGAACAGAAGCCCGAACGTGTTCCCAGGGAGTTGGTTGAGAATATGGTGCGAGAGGAAACGGCCAGAGGGGGCAGACCCAGGGCTGTGGCCAAGATCGTTTCCGGCCGCTGTCCCGGCTGGTCATCGGGAGAGGTGTACGCTTTGCTCCTGGAAAGACGCTGA
- a CDS encoding YraN family protein has translation MPAHLNLGREGEALALKHLLGLGYEIVACNWRKGSYEIDFVCVDGDEVVFVEVKTRSSNVHGLPGQALDRNKARSLIRAAVHFLNDRDWWSRPCRFDLVSVLMHGTGRTMEHEKNVIDASAALGRGHSSWQPW, from the coding sequence ATGCCTGCCCATCTGAACCTGGGCCGGGAGGGAGAGGCGCTGGCCCTCAAGCATCTGCTTGGCCTCGGCTACGAGATCGTGGCCTGCAACTGGCGCAAGGGCAGCTATGAGATCGACTTCGTCTGCGTGGATGGCGATGAAGTGGTATTCGTAGAGGTCAAGACACGTTCGTCGAATGTCCACGGTCTGCCCGGACAGGCCTTGGACCGGAACAAGGCCAGGTCCCTGATCCGGGCCGCGGTTCATTTCCTGAACGATCGGGATTGGTGGTCCAGGCCCTGCAGGTTCGACCTCGTTTCCGTGCTGATGCACGGAACAGGGCGGACCATGGAGCATGAAAAGAATGTCATCGACGCCTCCGCGGCTCTGGGTCGTGGCCACTCCTCTTGGCAACCTTGGTGA